A region of Dermabacter vaginalis DNA encodes the following proteins:
- a CDS encoding DUF4916 domain-containing protein: MTRTAVGTESNWFDDDEIRDLRRKLPILYVDVVPVRLDSYGAIKDIGLLLRADGSGRIIRSLVSGRVLVHESLREAIIRHVEKDLGTVALPKVPTSMVPFTVAEYFPTPGQSPFVDPRQHAVSLAYIVPVEGDCAPQEDALDLGWFEAATILESAVMDELEESHAILVRRALAAGGIS; this comes from the coding sequence ATGACGCGCACTGCAGTGGGAACTGAATCCAATTGGTTTGACGACGACGAGATTCGCGATCTTCGCCGCAAACTCCCGATCCTCTACGTTGATGTCGTTCCCGTGCGGCTCGACTCCTACGGGGCCATCAAAGACATCGGGCTTCTGCTTCGGGCCGACGGTTCCGGACGCATCATCCGCTCCCTCGTGTCGGGTCGCGTTCTCGTGCACGAAAGTTTGCGCGAAGCGATCATTCGCCACGTTGAAAAGGACCTGGGCACGGTCGCACTCCCGAAGGTGCCCACCTCGATGGTGCCGTTCACCGTTGCCGAATACTTCCCCACACCGGGCCAGTCGCCGTTCGTGGATCCGCGCCAGCATGCAGTGTCACTCGCCTACATCGTTCCCGTTGAAGGCGACTGCGCTCCGCAAGAGGACGCGCTTGATCTCGGTTGGTTTGAGGCAGCGACGATCCTTGAGTCGGCTGTCATGGACGAGCTCGAGGAATCCCACGCGATCCTCGTGCGCCGTGCCCTCGCCGCGGGCGGCATCAGCTAG
- a CDS encoding DUF2017 family protein — translation MAHSFIARADGRLMCRLEAEERAVLAQVAGEITGLIRVDLGIGDHGYGESEPGEAMSEDPLARLEAETVSARTEIPRDSATRRLFPPGSNDEDEAGEYRRLTQANLAEAHIAHLSALRASLEAAGDIGGEGPHDEIVIESADALSWLKALNVIRLVLADRMGIENDGDFEALQLLCSNDLEQVEAEPGVAGMEFLATLYEFASWLQASLIGALNARS, via the coding sequence ATGGCGCACTCGTTTATTGCGCGTGCCGACGGTCGCCTCATGTGCAGACTCGAGGCGGAAGAGCGCGCTGTGCTCGCGCAGGTCGCCGGCGAAATTACCGGCCTCATCCGGGTTGATCTTGGAATCGGCGATCACGGTTATGGAGAGTCGGAGCCGGGCGAAGCCATGTCTGAGGATCCACTTGCGCGGCTCGAAGCAGAAACGGTGAGCGCGCGCACCGAGATCCCGCGCGATAGTGCCACCCGGCGGCTCTTTCCGCCCGGAAGCAACGATGAGGATGAGGCGGGGGAGTACCGCCGCCTCACCCAAGCGAACCTCGCGGAAGCCCACATCGCACACCTGAGTGCTCTGCGGGCGAGTCTCGAGGCCGCGGGCGATATCGGGGGTGAGGGCCCGCACGACGAGATCGTGATCGAGAGTGCCGATGCGCTTTCGTGGCTTAAAGCGCTCAACGTGATCCGCCTTGTGCTTGCCGATCGCATGGGCATTGAAAACGACGGCGATTTCGAGGCCCTTCAACTTCTGTGCTCGAACGACCTCGAACAGGTCGAGGCGGAGCCGGGAGTTGCGGGAATGGAGTTCCTCGCAACCCTCTATGAGTTTGCGTCGTGGCTCCAGGCGAGCTTGATCGGGGCATTGAACGCACGCTCGTAG
- a CDS encoding DUF3039 domain-containing protein: MSISRIRFTASISDPNSPDHGAPQAPAAPGAAPSSTAVLEREEQTEDADPGDHDRFAHYVQKEKIAKAALNNSPVIALCGKVWVPGRDPKKYPVCPQCKEIYEGIGDGGNSGEGDDKGRGKGGFGGFRGLFGSGR, translated from the coding sequence ATGAGCATTTCACGCATTCGTTTCACGGCCTCGATTTCGGATCCGAACTCTCCGGACCACGGCGCGCCTCAGGCCCCCGCGGCCCCTGGCGCCGCCCCGAGCTCGACCGCGGTGCTCGAGCGCGAGGAGCAAACCGAGGACGCCGACCCCGGTGATCACGACCGCTTCGCCCACTATGTGCAGAAAGAAAAGATCGCGAAGGCCGCACTCAATAATTCACCGGTGATCGCCCTGTGCGGCAAGGTGTGGGTTCCGGGCCGAGACCCAAAGAAATACCCCGTGTGCCCGCAGTGCAAGGAGATCTACGAAGGCATAGGTGACGGAGGCAACTCGGGCGAAGGCGACGATAAAGGACGAGGTAAAGGCGGGTTTGGCGGCTTCCGTGGGCTTTTCGGCTCGGGTCGCTAA
- the murI gene encoding glutamate racemase, with the protein MNDSPIGIFDSGIGGLTVARAIIDQLPNEELFYIGDTAHTPYGDKPLAQVREYALAVMDELVEHDVKMLVIACNTATAAVLADARERYSVPVLEVIKPAVRRAVSVTHNKRVGVIGTRATVKSGAYQDAFSAAVDVHVEAAACPRFVEFLEEGTDSGDEVLAAAEEYLAPLKAADVDTLVLGCTHYPMLAGVISYVMGPDVTLVSSSEETAMDVYRTLQEKDLMRTATTPPLHVFAETAPRVGRASNFERLSQRFLGPAITHTTSIPVIEEGA; encoded by the coding sequence GTGAACGATTCACCCATCGGGATTTTTGATAGCGGGATCGGCGGGCTCACTGTCGCGCGCGCGATCATCGATCAGTTGCCGAACGAAGAACTTTTCTACATCGGCGACACGGCCCATACGCCCTACGGCGACAAACCGCTTGCGCAGGTGCGAGAGTATGCGCTCGCCGTGATGGACGAACTCGTTGAACACGACGTGAAGATGCTCGTGATCGCGTGCAATACGGCAACCGCGGCGGTTCTCGCTGACGCACGCGAGCGCTATAGCGTTCCCGTGCTCGAAGTCATCAAGCCGGCCGTGCGCCGCGCCGTTTCAGTCACGCATAACAAGCGCGTTGGCGTGATCGGCACGCGAGCGACCGTGAAGTCGGGTGCCTACCAGGATGCGTTCTCCGCGGCTGTTGACGTGCACGTTGAAGCCGCCGCGTGCCCCCGTTTCGTTGAATTCCTTGAGGAGGGCACGGACTCGGGCGACGAGGTTCTCGCCGCTGCCGAAGAGTACCTCGCGCCACTCAAAGCTGCGGATGTCGATACCCTCGTTCTCGGCTGCACGCATTACCCGATGCTCGCTGGAGTCATCAGCTACGTCATGGGGCCCGATGTCACCCTCGTATCCTCCTCTGAGGAAACCGCGATGGACGTCTACCGCACGCTCCAGGAGAAGGACCTCATGCGTACCGCGACCACGCCGCCGCTCCACGTGTTTGCCGAAACTGCGCCACGAGTGGGGCGCGCAAGCAACTTCGAGCGTCTCTCCCAGCGCTTCCTTGGTCCCGCGATTACCCACACGACTTCCATCCCCGTCATCGAGGAGGGTGCATGA
- a CDS encoding MBL fold metallo-hydrolase — translation MSIELTVVGCSGSYEGPGEPASCYLVTVPGKRGKPFRILIDCGNGALSNLHKVIDPSHIDIILISHLHADHFLDLAGLEVYLAYHPLVNCPTVRVFAPEGIDERLSAATGNPDPIPPGARRAPYEFIPLSEGDSIEAGRAIITAVAVEHPVPAFGFRIAVGDTVVAYTGDTDTCEGATTVANGADLLLCEAGYVEGRDDHFQGIHLTGKRAGILAREAGAKKLVLTHIPPWTDREVPLEEARAEFDGPLELAESLRTYTL, via the coding sequence ATGAGCATCGAATTGACCGTGGTTGGCTGCTCCGGCAGCTACGAAGGGCCGGGCGAGCCGGCCTCGTGCTACCTCGTGACCGTCCCGGGTAAGCGCGGCAAGCCCTTTCGTATTCTTATCGATTGCGGTAACGGCGCCCTCTCGAACCTCCACAAGGTCATCGACCCCTCCCACATCGACATCATCCTCATCTCGCACCTGCACGCGGATCACTTCCTCGACCTCGCAGGCCTCGAGGTGTACCTCGCGTATCACCCGCTCGTGAACTGCCCGACCGTGCGAGTATTCGCTCCCGAAGGCATCGACGAGCGTTTGAGTGCCGCGACCGGAAACCCCGATCCGATTCCGCCGGGTGCTAGACGCGCACCGTATGAGTTCATTCCGCTTTCGGAGGGCGACAGCATCGAAGCGGGCCGCGCGATCATCACCGCGGTTGCCGTGGAGCATCCCGTTCCCGCGTTCGGTTTCCGCATCGCCGTGGGAGACACTGTTGTGGCCTACACGGGGGATACGGATACGTGCGAGGGAGCCACGACCGTCGCGAACGGCGCCGACCTTCTCTTGTGTGAGGCGGGGTACGTTGAGGGGCGTGACGACCACTTCCAGGGCATCCACTTGACGGGCAAGCGCGCCGGTATTCTGGCACGCGAAGCCGGTGCGAAGAAGCTCGTGCTGACCCACATCCCGCCGTGGACCGATCGCGAAGTCCCGCTCGAAGAGGCGAGGGCCGAGTTCGATGGACCTCTCGAGCTCGCCGAGTCACTTCGCACCTACACGCTTTAA
- the rph gene encoding ribonuclease PH: protein MTEQITRVDGRTVDQLRDVKITRGWLDHAEGSCLIEFGRTRVLCAASFTEGVPRWKKGSGTGWVTAEYAMLPRATGSRSDRESVKGKIGGRTHEISRLIGRSLRSVVDMKALGENTIQLDCDVLQADGGTRTAAITGAYVALVDAIAWGKRHASIPVLADVLSDSVSAVSVGIIDGIPMLDLEYREDVKAETDMNVVMTGSGEFVEVQGTAESAPFSYDELHELLGLASKGCEELIQMQLAAFEEHK, encoded by the coding sequence ATGACCGAGCAGATCACCCGAGTCGACGGCCGCACCGTCGATCAGCTCCGCGACGTGAAGATCACGCGCGGCTGGCTCGACCACGCAGAAGGCAGCTGCCTCATTGAATTTGGGCGCACCCGCGTACTGTGCGCGGCAAGCTTCACCGAGGGCGTTCCACGCTGGAAGAAGGGCAGCGGCACCGGCTGGGTGACCGCCGAGTACGCGATGCTTCCGCGCGCGACCGGGTCCCGCTCCGATCGCGAAAGCGTCAAAGGCAAGATCGGTGGGCGTACCCACGAGATCTCGCGCCTCATTGGCCGTTCACTGCGCAGCGTCGTGGACATGAAGGCGCTCGGTGAGAACACGATTCAACTCGATTGCGACGTGCTCCAGGCCGATGGCGGTACACGCACCGCGGCGATCACGGGCGCCTATGTCGCCCTCGTCGACGCGATCGCGTGGGGCAAGCGCCATGCCTCGATCCCCGTGCTCGCGGACGTCCTTAGCGATTCCGTTTCCGCCGTGAGCGTGGGCATCATCGACGGCATCCCGATGCTCGACCTCGAGTACCGCGAAGATGTCAAGGCCGAGACCGACATGAACGTGGTGATGACCGGCTCGGGTGAGTTCGTGGAGGTACAGGGTACTGCCGAGAGCGCGCCTTTCAGCTACGACGAACTCCACGAGCTGCTTGGCCTCGCCTCGAAGGGCTGCGAAGAACTCATTCAAATGCAGCTTGCGGCATTTGAGGAACACAAGTGA
- a CDS encoding NAD(P)-dependent malic enzyme: protein MATHTSDNTEPTRLATGTEAVERRIFEAHEGGKLTVEPTAPIDNADDLAIVYTPGVARVVEEIAEHPEKAREFTIKKNTVAVVTDGSAILGLGDRGPLAALPVMEGKAALFSRFAGVDAFPICLDAHDVDEIVAHVKAIAPAFAGINLEDISAPRCFEIEDRLRAELDIPVFHDDQHGTAVCVLAALTNALKVVGKSIDEVRIAMSGAGAAGTAILRLLRAAGARDVIVTNSKGIVTTGRTKGDRLEWIADHTNPRGVEGGLREAVNGADVFIGVSVPNILDEEMLRSMNARAIVFALSNPVPEVDPDIAWQHAAVVATGRSDFANQINNVLAFPGVFRGLIDAHAREVTDEALLAAAHAIAAVVSDDELSARHIVPSVFDERVTPAVAHAVAGSGERG from the coding sequence ATGGCTACGCACACATCAGACAACACCGAACCTACGCGCCTCGCGACCGGCACCGAGGCCGTTGAACGACGCATTTTCGAGGCCCACGAGGGCGGGAAGCTCACCGTCGAGCCCACTGCCCCGATCGACAATGCTGACGACCTCGCGATTGTGTATACCCCGGGCGTTGCCCGCGTTGTGGAGGAGATCGCCGAGCACCCCGAGAAGGCACGCGAATTCACGATCAAGAAGAACACGGTCGCGGTCGTGACCGACGGCTCCGCAATCCTTGGCCTCGGCGACCGTGGCCCGCTTGCCGCGCTTCCCGTCATGGAGGGAAAGGCAGCGCTGTTCTCGCGTTTCGCGGGTGTGGACGCCTTTCCGATCTGCCTTGACGCACACGACGTAGACGAGATCGTCGCCCACGTGAAAGCTATCGCCCCCGCTTTCGCCGGCATCAATCTTGAGGATATTTCCGCGCCGCGCTGCTTCGAGATCGAGGACCGTTTGCGTGCCGAGCTCGATATTCCCGTGTTTCACGACGATCAGCACGGCACGGCCGTGTGCGTGCTCGCGGCCCTCACCAACGCGCTCAAAGTAGTGGGAAAGAGCATCGATGAAGTCCGCATCGCGATGTCGGGTGCGGGCGCGGCCGGCACGGCGATCCTTCGGCTTCTCCGTGCAGCCGGCGCGCGCGACGTGATCGTGACCAACTCGAAGGGCATCGTGACGACGGGCCGCACAAAGGGCGACCGCCTCGAGTGGATCGCGGATCACACGAACCCTCGCGGAGTCGAGGGCGGGCTGCGCGAGGCCGTGAACGGTGCCGACGTTTTCATTGGCGTGAGCGTGCCGAACATCCTCGACGAGGAAATGCTGAGGAGCATGAACGCGCGCGCAATTGTGTTCGCACTTTCGAATCCCGTTCCCGAGGTCGACCCGGATATCGCGTGGCAGCACGCTGCCGTTGTGGCGACCGGTCGTAGCGATTTCGCGAATCAGATCAATAACGTGCTTGCCTTCCCAGGCGTGTTCCGCGGTCTCATTGATGCTCACGCGCGCGAGGTGACCGACGAAGCTCTCCTCGCGGCGGCTCACGCGATCGCTGCCGTGGTGAGCGACGATGAGCTTTCAGCCCGCCACATTGTGCCGAGCGTGTTTGACGAGCGCGTGACCCCGGCCGTAGCGCACGCTGTCGCAGGCTCGGGCGAGCGCGGTTAG
- a CDS encoding DEAD/DEAH box helicase, whose product MNAHESSASPDLFSNYLESTRTNEQQAPAVHTQATPRKPSSFAAQQMPPAFPERAAWGTAPKLRAWQAEALRLYQDSQPRDFMTVATPGAGKTTFALQVAAGLLREGIVRRVTVVAPTEHLKTQWADSALRVGIQIDPNFSNAQGRHGDHYQGVALTYAQVGANPRLHRARTEAAPTLVILDEIHHAGDALTWGDGVREAFDPAKRRLALTGTPFRSDDAHIPFVRYEADGEGFLRSKADYTYGYREALQDHVVRPVLFMTYSGRMHWRTKSGDEVSAQLGGLETKDIMQQAWRTALDPKGEWIPTVLQAADQRLTEVRRGVKDAGGLVIATDQSTARAYAKILERVTGEKPTLVLSDDSSAGRKIEAFNDSTDRWMVAVRMVSEGVDVPRLSVGVYATSTSTPMFFAQAVGRFVRSRTRGETASVFLPSVPVLLGLANEMEAERDHVLDTREKEQLDPETGLDEEALREANREERASSELEGSYEALESDAHFDRVLFDGGEYGSLAMAGSEEEREFLGIPGLLEPEQVTSLLRERQRNQQQRSARLSSAPAGPTHRDVTALRKELSSLVSGWARRTGTPHGQVHNELRRRSGGPAVPQASAEQIQKRIDILRGWFVGKK is encoded by the coding sequence ATGAATGCCCACGAATCTTCCGCTTCGCCCGACCTGTTCTCGAACTACCTGGAGTCCACTCGCACGAACGAGCAGCAAGCGCCGGCCGTGCATACCCAGGCAACGCCTCGCAAGCCTTCCTCGTTTGCGGCGCAGCAAATGCCGCCGGCATTTCCCGAGCGAGCGGCGTGGGGCACGGCTCCGAAGCTTCGTGCATGGCAGGCGGAGGCGCTGAGGCTCTACCAGGATTCGCAACCGCGCGACTTCATGACGGTCGCGACGCCCGGTGCCGGTAAAACGACCTTTGCGCTCCAGGTTGCCGCGGGCCTTCTTCGCGAAGGGATCGTGCGCCGCGTGACGGTCGTTGCTCCCACGGAGCACCTTAAAACTCAGTGGGCGGATTCCGCGTTGCGCGTGGGAATCCAGATTGATCCGAACTTTTCCAACGCCCAGGGGCGCCACGGCGATCACTACCAGGGCGTGGCACTGACATACGCCCAGGTGGGCGCGAACCCTCGGCTGCATCGGGCGCGAACGGAGGCCGCCCCTACCCTCGTGATCCTCGACGAGATTCATCACGCGGGTGATGCGCTCACGTGGGGTGACGGTGTGCGCGAGGCCTTCGACCCGGCGAAGCGGCGCCTCGCGCTTACGGGCACGCCCTTCCGTTCGGATGATGCCCACATTCCCTTCGTGCGCTACGAAGCTGATGGCGAGGGCTTCCTCCGCTCCAAGGCCGATTACACCTACGGTTACCGCGAGGCGCTCCAGGACCACGTTGTGCGCCCGGTGCTCTTCATGACGTATTCGGGTCGCATGCACTGGCGCACGAAGAGCGGCGATGAGGTTTCCGCGCAGCTCGGCGGCCTCGAAACGAAAGACATCATGCAGCAGGCGTGGCGCACGGCTCTCGACCCCAAGGGCGAGTGGATTCCCACGGTTCTCCAGGCCGCGGATCAGCGCCTCACGGAAGTGCGCCGCGGTGTGAAGGATGCGGGCGGTCTCGTGATTGCAACGGACCAGTCAACCGCGCGCGCCTACGCGAAGATTCTCGAGCGGGTCACGGGTGAGAAGCCCACTCTCGTGCTTTCTGATGACTCGAGCGCTGGCCGCAAAATCGAGGCGTTCAATGACTCGACCGACCGATGGATGGTCGCGGTGCGCATGGTGTCCGAAGGCGTTGACGTTCCGCGCCTTTCGGTGGGCGTATACGCGACCTCGACCTCGACCCCGATGTTCTTTGCCCAGGCGGTGGGGCGTTTCGTGCGTTCGCGTACGCGTGGTGAGACCGCGAGCGTGTTCCTCCCGTCCGTGCCCGTCCTCCTCGGCCTCGCGAATGAGATGGAAGCCGAGCGCGACCACGTGCTCGATACGCGCGAGAAGGAGCAGCTCGACCCGGAGACGGGTCTGGACGAAGAAGCGTTGCGCGAGGCGAACCGCGAGGAGAGAGCGAGCAGCGAGCTCGAGGGCAGCTACGAGGCCCTCGAATCGGATGCTCATTTCGATCGCGTGCTTTTCGACGGTGGTGAGTACGGTTCGCTCGCGATGGCGGGTAGCGAGGAGGAGCGGGAGTTTCTCGGGATTCCCGGGCTGCTGGAGCCTGAGCAGGTGACCTCGCTCTTGCGTGAGCGTCAGAGGAATCAGCAGCAGCGAAGTGCGCGTCTTTCGAGTGCCCCCGCGGGGCCCACGCACCGTGACGTGACGGCGCTTCGCAAGGAGCTTAGCTCGCTCGTGTCGGGCTGGGCGAGGCGCACGGGAACCCCGCACGGCCAGGTGCATAACGAGCTGCGTCGCCGCTCGGGTGGCCCGGCCGTTCCGCAGGCGAGCGCCGAGCAGATTCAAAAAAGGATCGACATCCTCCGCGGCTGGTTCGTGGGGAAGAAATAA
- the clpS gene encoding ATP-dependent Clp protease adapter ClpS translates to MREKGQSEPLASVGTETDRKWNTVVLNDAVNEQTYVTYVFRTHFGYSRSKAHALMMQVHTEGRAIVSCDGREQAESHVGAMHEFGLLAILEEA, encoded by the coding sequence GTGCGTGAAAAAGGCCAGAGTGAACCCCTGGCAAGCGTCGGAACCGAAACCGACCGGAAGTGGAACACCGTGGTGCTCAACGACGCCGTGAATGAACAAACGTACGTGACGTACGTGTTCCGCACGCACTTTGGATATTCGCGCTCGAAGGCCCACGCGCTCATGATGCAAGTGCACACGGAAGGCCGGGCGATCGTGTCGTGCGATGGGCGCGAACAGGCGGAGTCTCACGTGGGGGCAATGCACGAGTTTGGCCTGCTCGCGATTCTTGAGGAGGCGTGA
- the rdgB gene encoding RdgB/HAM1 family non-canonical purine NTP pyrophosphatase, with protein sequence MSANAKVVLASHNQKKLKELREVLADAIEGFDPAHVVSSADLGLTDPVEDGVSFEENALIKARAAARESGRIAIADDSGLAVDILGGSPGIFSARWSGRHGDDAANNALLLAQLADIAPANRGARFVCAAAAVVPGSDGGPAHEVVELGTMRGALLRAPRGEGGFGYDPLFVPEGHEKTSAELTPEEKNAISHRGKAFRALAMHLATLI encoded by the coding sequence GTGAGTGCGAACGCGAAGGTTGTGCTCGCGAGCCACAACCAGAAGAAACTCAAGGAGCTACGCGAGGTACTCGCGGACGCCATCGAGGGCTTCGATCCCGCACATGTCGTCTCGAGCGCGGATCTCGGCCTCACCGACCCTGTCGAGGACGGCGTGAGCTTTGAGGAGAATGCCCTGATTAAAGCCCGCGCGGCCGCACGTGAGAGCGGCCGCATCGCGATCGCCGACGATTCGGGCCTCGCCGTCGACATTCTCGGCGGAAGCCCCGGAATTTTTAGCGCGCGCTGGTCCGGGCGTCACGGCGACGATGCCGCCAACAACGCTCTCCTTCTCGCCCAGCTTGCCGATATCGCGCCCGCCAACCGCGGCGCTCGGTTCGTGTGCGCGGCCGCGGCGGTCGTTCCGGGGTCCGACGGCGGCCCAGCCCATGAAGTTGTCGAGCTCGGCACGATGCGAGGGGCGCTCCTTCGCGCCCCGCGCGGCGAGGGTGGGTTTGGCTACGATCCGCTTTTCGTCCCCGAGGGACACGAGAAGACGTCGGCGGAACTGACCCCTGAGGAAAAGAACGCGATCAGCCACCGCGGCAAGGCATTTCGCGCGCTCGCGATGCACCTCGCGACCCTGATCTGA
- a CDS encoding nicotinate phosphoribosyltransferase — protein sequence MATTSLYTDLYELTMIQAAREAGVADRRCVFEVFTRSLPDGRRYGAFAGIGRILDALADFRFDETDLDFLRSTGQFTEDLLTYLEGYRFEGNIEAYAEGEVFFPNSPVVRIEGTFEQCVLLETLVLSILNHDSAIASVGSRMIQAAQGRPCIEMGSRRVHEHAAVAASRAAAIVGFSSTSNLEAGRIYDIPVVGTSAHAFTLLFDTEADAFRAQVHSLGAGTSLLVDTFDIREALNSAVEIAGPDLGAVRIDSGNLGQTAREVRAQLDALGATDTRITATSDLDEYRVFDLRDYPLDGYGIGTRLVTGGDHPAQGFVFKLVERENSSGTMEAVAKKSVQKATIAGSKRAYRVCDANGAARAELVLADDSGEQPSASLNARPLLTRLVENGEVLDSRSQWERIEKARRVHERALEELSLADSHIRTGQDGAVLLPVVHSLQELQELSH from the coding sequence GTGGCGACAACTTCTCTTTACACTGATCTGTACGAACTCACCATGATCCAGGCGGCACGCGAAGCGGGCGTTGCGGATCGCCGTTGCGTATTCGAAGTGTTCACGCGCTCGCTCCCCGATGGGCGGCGCTACGGCGCCTTCGCCGGGATTGGGCGCATTCTCGACGCGCTCGCGGATTTCCGTTTCGATGAAACCGACCTCGATTTTCTGCGCTCGACCGGGCAATTTACGGAGGATCTGCTCACCTACCTCGAGGGGTACCGTTTCGAGGGGAACATCGAGGCCTATGCCGAAGGGGAGGTCTTTTTCCCTAACTCCCCCGTGGTGCGCATCGAAGGCACGTTTGAGCAGTGCGTGCTCCTTGAAACCCTCGTACTCTCGATCCTCAATCACGATTCGGCGATTGCCTCGGTCGGCTCGCGCATGATCCAGGCCGCTCAGGGGCGTCCGTGCATCGAGATGGGCTCACGACGCGTGCACGAACACGCTGCCGTTGCGGCTTCGCGCGCCGCCGCGATCGTGGGCTTCTCCTCGACCTCGAACCTCGAGGCTGGACGAATCTACGACATTCCCGTTGTGGGGACCTCCGCCCATGCCTTCACGCTCCTCTTTGACACGGAAGCGGACGCCTTTCGCGCACAAGTACACTCACTCGGTGCGGGAACAAGCCTTCTCGTGGACACCTTCGACATTCGCGAAGCTCTCAACTCCGCCGTTGAGATTGCAGGCCCCGACCTTGGAGCCGTACGCATCGACTCCGGGAATCTTGGGCAAACGGCGCGCGAGGTGCGAGCCCAGCTCGATGCCCTCGGAGCAACGGACACGAGGATCACCGCGACGAGCGACCTCGATGAATACCGCGTTTTTGACCTTCGCGACTATCCACTCGACGGGTACGGCATCGGCACGCGCCTCGTGACGGGCGGCGACCACCCCGCACAGGGCTTCGTGTTCAAGCTCGTCGAACGCGAAAACTCTTCCGGCACGATGGAAGCCGTCGCGAAGAAATCCGTGCAAAAAGCCACGATCGCGGGGAGCAAGCGTGCCTATCGCGTGTGCGATGCGAACGGTGCGGCCCGCGCCGAGCTCGTTCTCGCCGACGATTCGGGCGAACAGCCGTCGGCCTCCCTCAACGCGCGCCCGCTCCTCACACGCCTCGTGGAAAACGGTGAGGTTCTCGACTCCCGCAGCCAGTGGGAGCGTATCGAGAAAGCGCGCCGCGTACACGAACGCGCGCTCGAGGAACTCTCGCTCGCCGATTCGCACATTCGCACGGGCCAGGACGGCGCGGTACTGCTACCCGTTGTGCATTCTCTTCAGGAACTTCAGGAGCTTTCGCACTGA